The stretch of DNA CCAAAATTTTATTTGAGTAAAAGTTGAAACTCTAGTATAGTGGCTATTTTCAAAGACAACAGAAAAATTGGACGTTATTTTCGGAGATTTTGCATCTATAGGTCACAATTTAACTTATACTCACTTTAGAAAAAAATTTATAAGTCTACCCACTTTACGATTAATTTcagacttatcgggtctgaagttaaaaaaaatagtctgaagtgaaaaaattacacttcagatgcacttaaaggCCAAATAGGTCAGAACTACAACCAATGATTTATGCACTTGAGGCCAATAAGTTTGAAGTAAAAAAATTGCACTCCAGATGCACTTAAGGacaaataggtctgaagtacaaccaatggtttcatgcattTAAGACCAATAAGTTTGAAGTGACAAAATTGTACTTCAGATGCATTtaaaggccaaataggtctgaagtgcaaccaacgttTAAACATAATCTGGTTCTTCGAATTTTTATAATCCAGTATATGATCTAATACCTAAATCTaatccaaatgagctcaaatttgaaaaataacctctaaatatcatcaagaacaaactccaatcatcaatttgtcaaaacaacaataaatctaacgaacccatttttgcaattaagaaaatgAAGCAGAAGAAACACTAAGCAATAGTAAAAATAAAGCACCACAATAGCTCACCAttgtaaaacatcataaactaccttaaaGCATGTTCATAAACATCACATAAAATTACGGTCACCCGAATAAAAAGGAGGAGGAGAAAAAGGTCTGAAGTTGTTTAAATTTTGGGTagtagataaaaaaaaaatttaaaaatgggtataggttaaatgggggcgaccaaatagggtgcCCCTACAATTTTTACTATTTCTactttcttattttgatttgtgCTTATATAAACCATTAGTATTCTGGACCCTCTAACACAACTAATCTAAATTCTCAGTCGGGCAAGACCCATTTAAGGGGAAGCACCCCCTACTagggtgtacaaaccgaaccggAAAATCGGATCAAATCGataagtcaaaccaaaccgattaaaaaaccaGACtaaatttggtttgatttggtttggtattgagtaaaaaaatctgaaccaagccgactatatatatatatatatatatatatatatatatatatatatatatatatatatatatatatatatatatgattttatatagcattttctttaaagatatctagaaatatttggaaTTCTCTTAcatgatataatatttaatagaatatgaagtgctccatatttattaaccttaaataatgggttgtatgatcactttcttatcaagtgttactgaaatgcaTCAATCTTTTTGTTCTtgcatattcatatgtcaagatctattaaatttttatatctttttcgaatttgaagtgattattactattatttaggtatcgtattgatttttatgtttaattactaaattcgaTTAACCTTAAAAGTGTACATCAACAAAAAAATTATTGTCACACGACTAAAAagataactatcatgtgttactaagtaAATTCTcctataagaatattttaatagataatatatttgtcaatttttttaaatttttactaaacatatatttacttatcaaaagtttaacaaagtaagattgaaataatatttaagtaacaaaaacccgaaaaacccgacaaaatcgaatcaatccaaaccgatataattggtttggtttgattttgataaaaatcaaaccaacccggtCCATTCCCTACCCCCTActaagagtttttccaatttagaTCTCGAACTCGAAATTTACGATTAAGAGTAAAAAAGATATTATCCATCCCCGCACAACCCTTGATAGTCTATAGAAAAATTTTAAGGAAAGCAGAAGATATAGAGATTATACTATTTTTTATGTTCTGATGTGTGTTTGCTTGTATTCCTTAACATAATACTACTAGTATCAAGTATTTTTTGGGTACTGTTCCTACATGATCTCTCCATTTCCTGGTGAGCAAAAGATCACAGTTTTAATTTTAAGTGTTACAAGAATCAAGATTATATCAAGAAGAACTAGGACCACAGCTTTATATGGAGTAGTTGGTTTCTTTCCATTATTTACTTTGTGAAAGAAAATCTATTAGTTACTCAATATGcccttctttttattttattttaaatcgtATCATACTAAAAGTAAGAAGCTCCTACGTTCAAAGTCTAATTtcgataatattttttaaaatctaagttacaattttgtttttttaaaatctAAGTTACAATTTTGTCCCTAATAAAACAACTGATCTTTCACAAAATaattactccctccggtccacaataagtgaccaatttgtctttttattttggtccaaaataagtgtttatttatataatcaagaaaaaattcaatttgtTTTTCCAAAATTATCCTTATGTATGTATCCCTAAAAAGTCTTTTACTCCTCACATTAACTATGCCGCAATATTTAATTAAGAATAATTTAGTTACACTAACTATTTTTatctaaaattttatattttcttaatgGGTGTGCCCAAGGTAAATTGGTAAGTTAAAAGTTCCTTTTTTCCCTAAAAATCTATTGCGGCTATCCTTGGCAAAAGCACTTCACGTTTTCCACAAGTAAGTTTTTGCTATATTATTATGCTTTGCCTAGATGATCTGGACAATTGAAGATTAGTAGAATAATGTATAAGCTATTTAACGTTTTCGcttccttttatttatttcttcattattttttgtttttcttaaaataattcccccccccccccacccctaGCTCCTTTCTTCAGTTGCATGTTTCACTTGAAAGTTTAGAAGCATTATTTTTCTTGTCTTTTTCCTTGTCAAAAATCCATGTACAAAATAGTTAATAATTTATCTggattaataatttaattaaccCGTTTAAAAAGTGTATCATTTCACTTATTATTTGGTTAATTTTAATCCCTCTTTTGTTACTACGCGAGTTTAATAGATAAGCCGAAAGTTCCAATTTCTTGAAATATTAGCCTATATAGTGTGTAATGGATGTTAGATTTGCCACATGTTATACTTACAcaattatataatttatactATTCAACTAATATTCTTTTGTCAAATTTATAGATGAAAGGAGTCATAATCTTGAATCAGACAAAGTGTTCTTGTACGTGCAACAATGATATCAATAAAACCCTTTTGATGTTAGTAACTATTAAATATCTCTATCACAAAAGATTACTATTCTTTTTGCAGCTTTACACTATAAAATTGATTATGATATACTAGCCACCCTAAAGAAGACCTATGTTGATCGAATTTCTATACAACTTTTACAAATTACTGCTTTCATTCGTTAACGGCTTCTTGATATGTATGCGGCTGTAAAAATAAAAAGGCTACAATTTCTTAAAGACAAAGGAGAAACTTCTAGACATGAAGTATTTGCAACCATAGCCGATGTTGTTCATATTCAAATGTAATCTACATGTTGAAATATATCAGTAAAAAAATTGTCACGTTGAATATTTGGTAAGACAATCCTACGTAACTAATATTAGTTGTTCATATGATAACTTGGGCCTGCAACAATTAACTTGGAGCTTGTATTTTCATCCCTTAAATTTAGTATAAATCATCTCACACATTCTAATATTATTCATACCATTTTAAAAGGTCTATACTTATTAGGCGGAAATCAAATAGGAAGATCCTACCCTCAAGATAGATTTATAATAATATCTTTTTAACTCTCAGTGAAGATCAATTTGTCCCTGAAGAAAAAAACTTTACATTACATAATTTTGAATAATTTATTACATTTAGAAGTGAGCTGGGTAAATTATAAGTGAAGTAATAGTACTTTTATGCTTCAGACACTCAACTTAAACATTgtaataattaaaattatttatgaGCAAATGAAGAGACTATCATTACAATCGCGTCATTATATTGAATTAAAAGAAAAACTGAATTAAGTTTCTCAAGTTTATAACTCAAGTTGAAGTATTATAATCGTCCATAAAAGTTTGTCTTTTCCTTTAAGGTGTCCATATGCCCATTTTGACAAGAGTggattgctctagtggtaagcaccctccacttccaaccaagaggttgtgagttcgagtcactccaagagcaaggtggggagttcttggagggaaggagccgaaggtctatcggaaacaacctctctaccccagggtaggggtaaggtctgcgtaaacactaccctccccagaccccactagtgaaatcatactgggttgttgttattgttgtgttgttcACATAAACATGAGAAGGTTGTCTTTGATAATGCATAAAAAAGTTtcaatttcctttttttcttcgTATGATCTCACCATTGTCAAACAATTATAATGCTAATCTTAGTGGCAATAGGACCTGTTGAAGTCAAATACAAGATCAGTCTTAAAAGGTGGTTGTTTGACACTTTGAAGTACTTTCACTTTTAATAATTGAAGCATCACTAATGTCATAGAAGAAATAGTTTTGATGGACTGATGTAGTTGTCTACCTATGTACTTCTAAGGGAGTAGTAATTATTGATCCAACAACTTATTTGAGCAGGTAACATTTTAATCTCACTACTGAGGATGGATTATATTTTTgctcctttcttttttcttttaaaaaagttCCTTATAAATTCTTTTAGAAATTTGtttgttgatttattttattaaaatttttaaagatgCTTGGAGTGTCCCCTTTATTAAAGGTTACCTATGGGCTATGAGTTATGATATTTCTGGTGGATGACACGATACACAAGATACATACAATTAGGGAATTCATTAGGTTGTGTTCTTCCTTGTATAGTTCTATTGATTTTTAGAAGCTTGCTtctaaaaaaataaggaaaaatcacaAAATGAACAAAGctctaaaaatataatataattatgaacttgtgttatttttctaactttttaaaTCAAAATTAAGGATACACGTGTGGTACACGTGTCCAAAAACTAGTTAAAAGAAAATACTGGTGGTTACATGATTACATCCACTTAAGAGAAGGCTACGAAAGCCACGAGACACAgcaaggaaaaaaaaaagtacaAGATTTAAATATTTGGTCGTTTGGCTTGAAAACAAGTTATCTCATGATTAATTGTTCCAGAATTAGTTATTTCGGGTTTGTTATCCCACCCTCCTATAGGGacaaaaataacactacaatcCCAGAATTCCGGAATGAATTATACCGCGATTTTATCCCAACCAAGCGTGGAATAAACgcatctcaaatttaatcccgTATTAATTATCTCTCATCCCTAACAAACCCCCTTTACCAACATACACTTGTAGACACGACGAGTTTAATTAGCCAAAGTAGTTGGTTCACAGCCATCATGGACACAAGCTAAGACATCCTTATAGTCTCTTGAGATTGTAAAAGAATCATACACCTTACCATCTCTGCTCTTCTTGTACTCAAAGAGAAGGGAAGATTGGTTAAATGCTGTAAGTTTGACAAACCCCCAATCATAATCTTTGAACACGCTCCATGTAGTGTTAATGGCGGTAAATTTATTCAAATGGCTTCCTCCTCCCCCAACAACAACATGAATTGTTCCTTTCACTACGCCCGAGTAGTGTGATGTCTCCTTGTTCACACATTGATTCTGTTCATACAACAATTTGAAATGAATGATTGTTCAAGCATCTAAGTGAAATAACAGTATCATTTCATTACAACAAGTGCGACGCAATCCCAAGCAAGTTGGGTTGGCTATAAGAATCCTCATTGTACATGTTGCTCTATAATTCAAGCCCCCCTCCTTCAAATATCATTTCACCAAGTAAAATAACAACACCATATCACAATGGCTGCAGAATTTACTACTTCTTAAGGTTGAAGGGTTGCCCATGTTTAGTAGGAATAGGTTTATGATTTCAACCAAAAGGCCAACCAAAACCTAGATGTGGTTATACAAACTCATTATTTCAAATATCTCAAGTTAAAACAAGCAATTTGGATAAAAGAGAAGTTCTAGTGACAGCATAACCACTTTTATTATCACTTCCGGTACTGGTAGGGGCAATTGCCATGTTATTAACGGATCGAAAGTTTAATACAACCTTTTCTGATCCCGCTGGAGGGGGAGACCCCATATTATACTAGCATCTCTTCGGTCATCCAGAGGTATATATTTCCATTCTGCCTGGACCCAGTATCATAAGTCGTATCATTTCAAATTTTTCGGGAAAACTGGTTTTCGGGGTATGAGGGTATCTAGGCATGGTTTATGCCCATACTTACTACACATGAAATACTAAGAATCATGAAAACAATTACAACTACGTGAACTTTAGCATCAACTATACACTAACGACAATCACCGAGGAATGCCAAAAGGAGAAAAGAGAAAGATGAAACTCTAGTATATCTAGTGAACAGAAGAGACCAAAATGAGTAGTGAATTTCAGTGACTACTTGAATTAAGTTAGCAATAACAAAAATGTGTAAAATCAAGTAGAGTAAGAAATTGTGGAGAAGGGTGAAATTACATATGTTTAGAAATATAGAGCATACCTGGTAAATTTGGCAAACTCTTTCATAGTTATGGACGTGCCCATAAAATGCCATATCAACCTTATATTTTTGCCAGAGTTTCTGCAAGTGCTCCCTTCCCATGGGCTCTTCAAATGAGCCTTCCTTAGCATACCAATCATTAGAAGAGTAACCAAGAACACGATGAGCAGCAAAAATCAACCAAGGCTGTTTATGTCTATTGGCTGATGCAAAGCATTTCTCAATGAACTTATATTGTTCAGATCCCTCTCTCCAGTCATGCTCAGTGTCTGCTACACAGAAGTGAAACATGCCATAATCTGCTGCATACCTGTCAAAAAGATCACCATGTTAAAAACGACATGTTCATTAAGTTAAACAGCAGTTCACAAAGAGGGGGGGAGGAAGCACTGTGACAGAAACACACGAACACTATAATATTGGAATGAGATGAGCTTAAACGGAGTGACATGgatagtgaggattcatatagccgatctCAACTTGCTGAGGCATGCTAGTTATTGTAGTGTGACAGAAACACTGAAAAGTAGCATGACAcacaagttcaaatgaaggcagCATACTTCCCAAGGACGAGCGCAGAAATATAGTAGGATTTTAACTTGTAAACTAAAAAGATCAATTCGGCAAGATAACCCTCTACAGATTTAATATTCAAAGTTAAAGTAGTAATAATGCTGGTGAGGGCAGTCCATATGGTATGGTGTTCTGGTGCCTGTTGATACGATCTGCCGTTACAAACTTTAGGTGATTTTGAAGCCTAAAAAAGAACCTCCATGAAGATTCTACACTGCCTTTCGATGATGGCATATCAGATTTAATTTAGAAACAAAGTCTCTAACAAATGGAGAAGATAATGATGTTTCTCAACTATACAATGGTATCTTATGGACCTCTTGCGGTTGCTGTCAAAGATGACAAGCAAAGACAAGTGCCAAGATCTATCGGAGCTTTAAGGACAAGTGTAATTAAAGTGCACAAAGGAGCAAATCAAGAAAATGAATACAGAGAAATTCTCAAAGAACTACAATTAAGTGAATCATGTCAATCAAGTTCAAAAACCATATTAATTTCCAATCCACATGCAAAAGATGTGAGTTTAAATTTCTATGTTCAATTATTAATCACAATATTCATTTAAAATGTTTCTTTAACAATTAATACATGAATTTTCCAGTCTTTATTCACTATAGAGTGCCACCAATTTCAAGACAGAACCCATGGGGATGGGGTGTATCCTTTATCGCAATGACTACTGAAGCATCATTTAAGTATGGCGAAGTGCTTAGCCTGCATTTTACTTAACTTCAGGACTTAAGTGTACCTCAAGCGAAATTTTAACAACATTGACATCTGGTTATCTCGCATTATGCACCCAAGAAGTTCTCCCAAGGGTCCCCTTATACATATGATAAACATGAAGTTCAAAACTGTATTACTCCTgccgtcccaatttatatgaaggtgtttgactggacacggagtttaagaaataaTAGAAGATTATTGAAACTTGTGTCTAAAAAAACCATAGAAATTTGTATAACTAAAAATCATCTAATTAAggataaaaaagaaaatttaaagtTGACTTGTTACAAAATATAGAaaggtgtcattctttttgggaccgactaaaaaggaaagagtgTCAAATAAATTGGGATGAAGGTAGTAGTATCTATCTGTTGATTTTTAAAGTTGCTTTTTTCCCCTTACCCAATGCTCTTATAATCATTACACATATTATCATCACTTGCAATGTGTGTTTTCAGAAGATCTTATGTTGTCATACTTTGCTGCATTGAAGTACATGAATCACATACCAGAACTTAGCTCTATTTTCTGCTGGAACATAGTATAATGTTTCAGCTGGTACACCACATTCTCCACCTGAGTCACGACCATTGTATATTGATCCACTGTTCTCCCAAGTTCTTTCATGATTACCACTGCAAAACAAATTCTCTTTGCAGACAGTTAGAAGAACAATAACTATATCTTCCAAAAGAGGCACGAAAACGAAAAACATGAAATATGTGAAAtacaatatcaaaaacatgatTGCATTCTTGATGATGAACAGACCTGGCAATCATGAAGGGCACTTTCGATGTTATTGGTTCCACCTGAGCTGTAAATTGGTCCCACTGTGAAAGATAGCCATTCGCATAGGGGAGATCTCCAATAAGGAAAACTATGTCAATGTTATCAAGGTCATTAATAAGGGTGTCAGTTGTCATAAGTGAGCCAGGCTGATAATTAGCATATTCGTTTGAACCATCGCACTCTTGCTGAAACAACAAAAAGAATTAAACGAAATGTTATGAATTCAGTGGAGACAAAGCATTTTAAAGGTTTACACTAAGTTGAATTATCATAAGGTAAGAACAAGGAAGCTTGGCAAATAGACTTAGATGCTATTATGCTAATGCAAGAATTGAAATATAAATTTAGATGCTAGTGGATGAATCCTGTCTAAGAAAATGAGAGTTTTTCAGTTACGATGGTCCATTCACTCCAAGGTGCTATCTTAGCTAGAGCTCATGCACGTCCAAATGATAACTTGCACGTATCTTCTGTCCTCACTTTTTAAGTTTACTCGTGCTGCTACAGTTGTATCGAATATCAATTTTGCACCTTAGTTTGTTCCTCTTCATTTTTGCGTTCAACGACCTAAATCTTTCTTACCTCTTTTGTTTGATAAGACCAATTAATTTCTCACAGTAGCCAAACTTCTCAAATTTTGGATAAACAACAACaaaccagtataatcccacaagtgaggtAAATTTTGGATGATAAATTTAATTTTAATTGTATGATTTATCTACATGTCTCACCTTCCCATAAAATCAAACATGGTACGGCTatatacttttttttcttttccattaCTGAAACTCATAGTGACGAATTTTTATGCATCATGTTTGCTGTTTCTTATATGGGAAAATGTAATAACCCGACCTTTCAGTTTTAGTAAATGCGTCCCATCGAGTGTTTTTACACTTTATATAAGTTGAAATTGAGTTTTCAGACTTTCTGGAATGGTTTGGTTGGGACTCGAGGGGACTCGGGTGTTTTGGTATCATGGGAGCAAGATTGGAACCGTTTACGGAAAGAAGACGACCGTAGTCGCAGATATCCTATCTTCAAACAATAATATCTCCCAAATGTAGAATGAGTTGTGCGCGGTACAATATATCAAATTAAAGCCATTGATGTCTAGCTTCCAGAACTTCAAACCATTCGTCATTCTGATATTCCTGCAAAACCTTATGAGCATTTTACTGAAGGCTGTCAAGTCTGAGCACAGCGACACACCTGCAACCGCACAAGGATCCAGGTGCGTTTTTTAGTGTGGCGCTCGGGTTATTCTAAGGTCCTATAGCTATATAAACTCAAGGGGTTTCGGAAGAAAGAAATTTTATTGTTTTGGCACAATTTTAGGAGTGTTTTTGAGAGCTAAGGACAACCCCAAGCCCTAAGACCACCAAGGTAAGTATTCCATGACATTTTCGAGTCAATTCCATTGAATTAGGAAGAGATGATAACGCTGTAAACCTTGAATCATGACAGATTCTCCTTGAGAAAGTCTCAAGAATTTCAAGCTTTGAGCTCTTGGATTAAAGCCACGGAAGAGGTAATCTTTATACTCCAAATCTGTTATGGGACATTGTTAAACACTGTAGTAAGGTTTACAACAGATTATACCTATCAATTAACGGGTAGAACACAAATTAAAGAGAGGAATTGTTACTAAAATTTGATTTTGATTAGCATTTTGGAATCCTCTCGCAGCCATGGGCAGGGAATTCTTACCCGTTGACCAGAGTCGATTTTTTAGGTCAACCTTTGACCATGAGTTTAACTTGTGCTAAAAATTAACTGGATGTTCACCTAAGGGGTTTAGACCATTTTAAACCCATTTTTGTGGACCTCGTAGAATAATTCTGGTTCATTGGAAAGCGTGCTAAAATTGAGAATTTGAAGTAACTAAGACTTTAAGCTTTGATGTTTGCTTTTCAAAGCCCGTTTTGAAATATATTTTGTCCACCTGGTCCATGCATTCGAACAAGCGTGTGATTGGCAGAATCGGTGGCCAGCTGCGTATACTTTATTTTTTCAAGTGTACTCAAATTCTTATGATAAAATATTTTGTAGTGTGGCATGGTTGTGTCCAGGGCGTTGGGGCGTTTGATATCATTCCTTTGTTGCCGTGATATATATATTAGGGGCATGCATACGCTGTCGTAATATGTTAGGGGACTATATATGCTGATGCAGTACGCTTTTGGGGCGTTGTGTATGCTGATGTGGACTCGTCAGGATGTTTAGTTAATTTACTTCACTGCTGTTTATGACAAGTCCTTTGTGTGGATTGTGTTGATATGCGGTGTACTCTTGTTGGTTAATTCTCATTAACTCTGTTGGTATatatattgtgttgtgatatAATTGTTGTGCTTATTATATCATGcttgatgttgttgtgtttgtaTTTTCTAATACTTGTTCCAGGGTATTCACAGTCGCGGATCTTACTGGGTTATATTTGCATATAACTCACTCCTTATCTGCATGTTCATGCAAATATTATTGCTGGTTATGAAGCTAGTGCTCACGAGTTTGCTAG from Nicotiana tomentosiformis chromosome 11, ASM39032v3, whole genome shotgun sequence encodes:
- the LOC104086162 gene encoding probable inactive purple acid phosphatase 27 isoform X1, translating into MRNQLYLLFCVLGVVLTLINSAVSVQEYIRLGQHEHNHIQGEQPLSRIQIHKTVVALRQSASIRVDGPTLLGSKGEDVEWVIVNLQNEEPTNDDWVGVFSPAKFNESICPPQTIKEQQSGAPFICTAPLKFKFANYSNDKYTKTGKTSLNFRIINQRGDFSFALFSGGLSNPKLIAISNYIAFANPKAPLYPRLALGKSWDIMTVTWTSGYNIDEAVPFVEWGWKGQAQQRSPAGTLTFHRNSMCGPPARTVGWRDPGFIHTSFLKDLWPNVVYTYKLGHLLTDGSIVWSKKYSFKSPPFPGQESLQRVVIFGDMGKQECDGSNEYANYQPGSLMTTDTLINDLDNIDIVFLIGDLPYANGYLSQWDQFTAQVEPITSKVPFMIASGNHERTWENSGSIYNGRDSGGECGVPAETLYYVPAENRAKFWYAADYGMFHFCVADTEHDWREGSEQYKFIEKCFASANRHKQPWLIFAAHRVLGYSSNDWYAKEGSFEEPMGREHLQKLWQKYKVDMAFYGHVHNYERVCQIYQNQCVNKETSHYSGVVKGTIHVVVGGGGSHLNKFTAINTTWSVFKDYDWGFVKLTAFNQSSLLFEYKKSRDGKVYDSFTISRDYKDVLACVHDGCEPTTLAN
- the LOC104086162 gene encoding nucleotide pyrophosphatase/phosphodiesterase-like isoform X2; translated protein: MNIITSKGNSHYQEFKSTKLLLLFVNLPPLELMDLLFLALSESICPPQTIKEQQSGAPFICTAPLKFKFANYSNDKYTKTGKTSLNFRIINQRGDFSFALFSGGLSNPKLIAISNYIAFANPKAPLYPRLALGKSWDIMTVTWTSGYNIDEAVPFVEWGWKGQAQQRSPAGTLTFHRNSMCGPPARTVGWRDPGFIHTSFLKDLWPNVVYTYKLGHLLTDGSIVWSKKYSFKSPPFPGQESLQRVVIFGDMGKQECDGSNEYANYQPGSLMTTDTLINDLDNIDIVFLIGDLPYANGYLSQWDQFTAQVEPITSKVPFMIASGNHERTWENSGSIYNGRDSGGECGVPAETLYYVPAENRAKFWYAADYGMFHFCVADTEHDWREGSEQYKFIEKCFASANRHKQPWLIFAAHRVLGYSSNDWYAKEGSFEEPMGREHLQKLWQKYKVDMAFYGHVHNYERVCQIYQNQCVNKETSHYSGVVKGTIHVVVGGGGSHLNKFTAINTTWSVFKDYDWGFVKLTAFNQSSLLFEYKKSRDGKVYDSFTISRDYKDVLACVHDGCEPTTLAN